The segment AAAGAACGGGAATATTGATATCGGTCAAACAACTGGAATAAATCAGTTATCCCTTATTTCTAATGTTGGTACAATTCATTTAGATAACTTTCAAGGTGAATTATTAAATGTGAAATCTGGGAATGGGTCTATTTATTTAGGCGAGGTAGATGGGCGAATTAATATCCGAAATAAAGTAGGAAGTTTAAAAAGTTTAACCCTCAAAAGTATAAAAGAAGAAAATACGATTGATGTTTCTAATGGGAATGTCAAGGTGAACCTACCGAATAGAATGGAGGAAGTAGGGCTAAATATTTCGACGAAAAACGGCACGATAAAATATACTGATAGCAAATGGCCAATCATCAAAAAGGGGGCAGGAAAAGAACTAAAAAATGAGCTACATAATAGTGATGGAAAATTAAATATATCTGTTTCAGTTGGTACGATTGATATTAATTAAAAGAACTTCATTTGTAAAAGAAAATTGAGTAGCCACACGGTCTATCTGTCCATATGATATTTGCCAATCAAAAACTGCATCTGATAAGGATGCAGTTTTTGATTGGAGAAATTATTGAACGAATGTTTTTAACCGCTCCACAGCTTTTGAAAGTTGTTCTACAGGCTGAACTAACGCAAGACGTACATAACCTTCTCCTGCTGTACCAAAGGCTGTCCCAGGTACCATGACAACCCCCGTTTTTTCAATGGCTTTAAAAGCGAATTCAACGCTATTTAAGCTGCTTGGAAATTTTGCCCAAACGAACATGCCACCATCACTCGGTGCGACTTCCCAGCCGATAGCAGTTAAGCCTTCCATTAATGTTTTATGGCGCTCAGAAAACGTTTTACGTAAGGGAGCCGTTATTTCCTCTGCATTGTCTAATGCAAGGGCAGCAACCTGTTGAATCGGCTCGAAAATACCGAAGTCTAAATTCGATTTTAATTGCTTAATAATCGCAACCATCTCTGCATTCCCCACAATATAGGCAATACGCGTTCCAGCTAAGCTAAAACTTTTAGAAAGCGAGTTAATTTCAAGCCCGACTTCCATTGCACCCGGCGTTGCTAAAAAGCTAATTGGTGCATCCCCTTTAAAGTAAAACTCTGAATAAGCAGCATCATGCAACACAATGATATTATGTTTTTTAGCAAATGCGACAACTTCCTCGAAATATTGGATAGAAGGCATTGCAGGTACGGGATTGCCTGGTAAATTTAAAATGAGCAATTTGGCTTTTTGTGCGATTTCTTCCGGCACAGCTTGTAAATCCGGTAAGTAATTATTTTCTTTCGTTAATGGCATATAGTAGGGCTCTGCTCCGGCTAAATGAATTCCTGCATCATACGCGACATATGCAGGGTTTGTTGTTAATACGATATCACCTGGATCACAAAATGCGACAGGTAAGTGCACTAACCCTTCCTGCGAGCCGATTGTTTGGACCACTTCTGTAGCTGGATCGAGCTTCACATAATTAATTCGCTCATAATAGCGACAAACAGCTTCGTTAAATGTTTGAATACCAGTTAACGTATAACCGTAAGAAGATGAAAGTGCTGATAATTCCGACATCTTATCGCGCAATTTTTTGGAAGGTGGGACATCTGGACTTCCTAGACTTAGATCGATTAATTCCATACCTTTTTGCTGTTGTAACTGTGCTTGTTTTTTTAAATCACCAAAAATAGCAGGCGCAAACAAAGCCATTTTTTTGGATGGTTGTATATTCACATGTAACACTCCTTAAAACTTTTAAAATGTATGCCCCATTTTATCATATTCATCCTTTATAATGGGGAGGATATTAAAAATCAGAATGAATCAATGTTTATTAAGCAAAAATTGAACACTCTGAGTAGCGTGTGTGATGAAATGAAAACATATATTAACCATAAATAACTAAGGAGAAAAATGATGGAAATTTATTCTTTAAGTGGTCCTAGTGGTACGGGGAAAAGTACGAGTGCGCTGCAATTTGCACATGATCATCAAATTCAAGCGATTATTGATGATGGTCTATTAATCGTGAATGGTGAAAAAGTGGCTGGTACTTCTGCAAAATTCGAAAAAAATGTGGTGACAGCTGTTCGCCGCGCTATTTTTGACGAGGAGTGGCATAAGGCAGATATAATTGGTGCTTTAGGCAATGTTGCTATTGAGTCGATTCTTATTATTGGCACGTCCGATAAGATGACAAAAAGAATCGCAAAACGGTTGGAATTAGGGGATGTTGATCACTATTATTATGTGGAAGATGTCCGTTCAACGAAAGAAATCCAAATGGCGCGCTTTGTTCGTGAAATCCAAGGCAAACATGTCATGCCAGTCCCATATAAGCAAGTGGAGCAAAACTTCTTCAAACGGCTTGTGCAAAGAGGAAAAGAGATCTTTTCACCGAACCGAGAAAAGCTAGGGGAAACGACGATTGTACGACCGGATTTCCATCAACAAACAATTACCATTTCGCATACGGTTTATACGGACATTATTAAGCACGTCGTAGCAAATAACCCGCACATAATACGCATGAATCAGTTACAGTTTTCTGTCGCAACTGTCCCAACGATGCGGATGGACGTATCGATTTTGGCACCAGTTAATTATTTTGTACCGGATATATTGAAACAACTTCAACAAGAAATTGCGCAAAGCTTTTTATTTCATTTCCAAGTGGAGCCTGAAGAAATTACGATTATCGTATCGAATACAGAGTCGAAAAAGCCGCATTAAGAGGAGAACACAGAAAGTCCACTATTCTAATTAAATGATAGTGGACTACTGGAGCATTTTTATTCTTCCTTAATCAATCTTAATTTTTCATAACCCTTCACAGATAATGAAAGGGGATCGTGCTCATTCCATATACTATAAGGGAATACTGAATTAATTGTAGTGTATCCATCAGCATATTCAATTCTCGCACCATTCGGAAAAAATTCTTCATTACTGTTATTTATTAATGCTGTATTGAAATAGTAATTTTCATCTTTAACATTACGATTGATTTTATAGGATATATGCATCGAACCGTTTGTTAACGTAGCTTGTAGTAATTCAAGACCTGCTACCTCATTTTCTGCTACAAAATCTTGTGTTTCAACAGTCCCAGGTTGTAAATCAAATATCCATTCTCCGTCTACAGAAATGACGCCCTCTTTATTGGTGTAAAAGTGCATCGTTTCAATAGCAATTTTCGCACCATCTAAAGGAGGAACAGCTTTCGCACTAGAATCTGCCAGCATTTCTAGAGTTGCGGTATTCTTTTTCAGATTTTCCAATTGAAATG is part of the Solibacillus sp. FSL K6-1523 genome and harbors:
- a CDS encoding aminotransferase class I/II-fold pyridoxal phosphate-dependent enzyme; its protein translation is MNIQPSKKMALFAPAIFGDLKKQAQLQQQKGMELIDLSLGSPDVPPSKKLRDKMSELSALSSSYGYTLTGIQTFNEAVCRYYERINYVKLDPATEVVQTIGSQEGLVHLPVAFCDPGDIVLTTNPAYVAYDAGIHLAGAEPYYMPLTKENNYLPDLQAVPEEIAQKAKLLILNLPGNPVPAMPSIQYFEEVVAFAKKHNIIVLHDAAYSEFYFKGDAPISFLATPGAMEVGLEINSLSKSFSLAGTRIAYIVGNAEMVAIIKQLKSNLDFGIFEPIQQVAALALDNAEEITAPLRKTFSERHKTLMEGLTAIGWEVAPSDGGMFVWAKFPSSLNSVEFAFKAIEKTGVVMVPGTAFGTAGEGYVRLALVQPVEQLSKAVERLKTFVQ
- a CDS encoding DUF4097 family beta strand repeat-containing protein, which produces MEKNKLLWGGIIIVSLLLLSSLNNVKNPFEFESQIKKVDRIFVQTDLSNIQVISNHSDLFIKYQGEKTTFGEPKIEISYIHDKAIISVFTNGIGWKKFLPIKTRRGNLVLNIPPQLLEELHLETKNGNIDIGQTTGINQLSLISNVGTIHLDNFQGELLNVKSGNGSIYLGEVDGRINIRNKVGSLKSLTLKSIKEENTIDVSNGNVKVNLPNRMEEVGLNISTKNGTIKYTDSKWPIIKKGAGKELKNELHNSDGKLNISVSVGTIDIN